TATCTGGCAGGACTGCTTTCTCGGTTAGAGTGGCAGCGGATCGTGACTACACTGACAGCATTGGGCTTCACGTTGTATGTGCCGGAACTGGCGCAAGCTTACTATCAACTGGCAGATCCCCGCTGCCTGTTCCGAGGACTGACCGAGTTCCGAGAACACTTGGGAGGAGAATTGACTCTAATGCTACTGCAAGAAATTGGGCAGGGGGTTGAAGTCCATGAAGTAGATTTGTCTTTGTACAGGCAAGCAATTTCGTTGCTAGTTGATTGCTAATTGTTCGTTGGTGTAAAAATATACTGAGCCTTTTGCAGGTCAGGCTATGCTGAATTTCTCCGTGCAGGCTTCCTCAGCCAGTTCCGGAACCGCAAACCGATGCGGCGCTAGTTGGTATTGGCTTAATTGGCACTGGTTTCCTGCTACGCTGTCGTCGTCGTAACGCTTCTAGCTAACCAAGAACTTCTACGAATGCTCTTAACTTAGTGAAATTTAACTATTAAATAATGAAAATTGGCACATCCAGCGGCTTTCACTTAACCTATTGCACCAACATTCACCCTGGTGAAGAGTGGAGCCAAGTCTTTGCCAACTTAGAGCAGTATATTCCAGTTCTCAAAACCCGAGTGGCACTGGGGAAACCATTCGGTATCGGGTTGCGCTTAGCAGACGTGGCAACAAGGGAACTGCTACAGGGAACTCTGGCTCAGTTCCAGTCATGGCTGACTGCACAAGATTTGTATGTGTTTACTTTAAATGGCTTTCCCTATGGCGGATTTCATCGGCAGGTAGTAAAAGACCAGGTTTATGCCCCAGATTGGTCGAAGCAAGAGCGGTTGGACTACACATTGCGACTAACGAGCATCCTGGCAGAGCTGTTACCTGCCCAGATGGATGGTAGCATTTCCACACTGCCGCTATCGTACAAGCCATGGTTTAAGGGAAATCAGACTGCACAAGCAACCGTCCTCAACAGCGCCAGTATCCATCTAGCACAGGTAGCGGCGGTAATGATACGTATCCGAGCTGAGACAGGAAAACTGCTGCACTTGGATCTAGAACCAGAACCGGATGGATTGATTGAAAATGCTGCCGAAGTAATTAATTATTTCCAGACGCAGTTACTACCTATCGGTGGAGCTTATCTAGCCAAGCAACTGGGAATTTCGCTAGCAGCAGCCGAGGCTCATTTACTGGAACATGTACGCATTTGTTATGACACCTGCCATTTTGCTGTGGAATATGAAGACCCAGCCTCAGTTTTCCAACAATTTCAAGCGGCAGGGATTCAGATTGGCAAGATTCAGCTGAGTGCCGCCTTGCAGGTGAACTTGCCGGAGCATACCAATCAGCGCCGTCAACTGCTGGAGCGGTTGCGTCCTTTCGCGGAGTCTACCTATTTACACCAGGTAATTGAACGCGATCGCAATTATCAGCTACATCACTACCCAGATCTGGAAACCGCCTTACCAAACCTGGACCAGACTACAGCTTGTGAGTGGCGGACTCATTTCCACGTCCCAATTTTTATCCGCGATTACCAACTGTTGCAGTCTACTCAAGACGACATTATCACCGTGCTAGATCTGCTGCAAAGCAACCATGCCTGCAACCACCTAGAAATTGAAACATACACCTGGGACGTGCTGCCGTCGGCAATGAAGTTGGATTTACTGGCATCGATCCAGCGGGAGTATGAGTGGGTGTTGAATGAATTAGGGGCGAGGGGCGAGCGATAAGAGAATTATGAATTATGAAATTAGCTTATGAATAAGACAGTTGTTCTAAATGTCGTGGGGTTGTCGCCTAGCATTTTGGGACAAAATACGCCGTTCTTGTCACGTTGGGCGGAAGGGCAAGTAGTCCCGGTTAAACCCGTGTTACCTGCTGTTACCTGTTCAGCCCAGGCAACTTATCTTACAGGTCAGTACCCTAGCCAGCATGGAATTGTCGCCAATGGTTGGTACTTTCGGGATGAGTGTGAAATTAAGTTTTGGCGGCAGTCTAATAAACTTGTGCAAGCTCCGAAAGTCTGGGAAGTGGCGCGATCGCTTGACCCGACCTTTACCTGCGCCAATCTATTCTGGTGGTATAACATGTACTCCTCGGTGGACTATGCGGTCACTCCCCGACCCATGTACCCCGCTGATGGTAGAAAAATTCCTGATATTTATACTCAGCCTGGGGAATTGCGATCGCAAATCCAAGCTGAACTTGGTCAATTTCCGCTATTCAATTTTTGGGGTCCTAACACATCAATTCGTTCCACCCAGTGGATTGCAGACTCAGCAAAGTGGGTCGAAGAACGCTACAATCCGACGCTGACACTCGTGTATCTGCCTCATTTAGACTACTGCCTCCAGCGGTTTGGTCCTGACGAGAATCTGGTAGCGAAGGATCTACAAGAGGTTGATGCAATTTGTGGCGATTTGATTCAATTCTACGAAGCTCGCGGTGCCCAAGTGGTTGTTTTGTCAGAATACGGGATTACATCAGTTTCTCAACCCATTCACCTAAATCGGATACTGCGAGAAAACGGTTTGCTGACGGTACGCGAAGAACTGGGACGAGAATTGCTTGATGCTGGGGCAAGTAAGGCGTTTGCCGTTGCCGATCATCAAATTGCCCATGTTTATGTCAACGATCCAGTATACATCCCCAAAGTGCGCTCTCTGCTGGAAGCAACTACGAGGATTGCCCATGTTTTAGACGAGGCAGAAAAGCCAGCCTACCATCTAGATCATCCCAGATCGGGAGAGTTGATTGCGATCGCTAATTCCGATGCCTGGTTTACCTACTACTATTGGCTCGATGATAGTAAGGCACCCGATTTTGCCAGAACCGTTGATATCCACCGCAAGCCTGGTTACGATCCTGTGGAATTATTCCTCGACCCTCAAATCCCATTTTCCAAGGCAAAGGTAGGCTTAACTCTAC
This window of the Chroococcidiopsis sp. CCMEE 29 genome carries:
- the eboE gene encoding metabolite traffic protein EboE codes for the protein MKIGTSSGFHLTYCTNIHPGEEWSQVFANLEQYIPVLKTRVALGKPFGIGLRLADVATRELLQGTLAQFQSWLTAQDLYVFTLNGFPYGGFHRQVVKDQVYAPDWSKQERLDYTLRLTSILAELLPAQMDGSISTLPLSYKPWFKGNQTAQATVLNSASIHLAQVAAVMIRIRAETGKLLHLDLEPEPDGLIENAAEVINYFQTQLLPIGGAYLAKQLGISLAAAEAHLLEHVRICYDTCHFAVEYEDPASVFQQFQAAGIQIGKIQLSAALQVNLPEHTNQRRQLLERLRPFAESTYLHQVIERDRNYQLHHYPDLETALPNLDQTTACEWRTHFHVPIFIRDYQLLQSTQDDIITVLDLLQSNHACNHLEIETYTWDVLPSAMKLDLLASIQREYEWVLNELGARGER
- a CDS encoding nucleotide pyrophosphatase/phosphodiesterase family protein gives rise to the protein MNKTVVLNVVGLSPSILGQNTPFLSRWAEGQVVPVKPVLPAVTCSAQATYLTGQYPSQHGIVANGWYFRDECEIKFWRQSNKLVQAPKVWEVARSLDPTFTCANLFWWYNMYSSVDYAVTPRPMYPADGRKIPDIYTQPGELRSQIQAELGQFPLFNFWGPNTSIRSTQWIADSAKWVEERYNPTLTLVYLPHLDYCLQRFGPDENLVAKDLQEVDAICGDLIQFYEARGAQVVVLSEYGITSVSQPIHLNRILRENGLLTVREELGRELLDAGASKAFAVADHQIAHVYVNDPVYIPKVRSLLEATTRIAHVLDEAEKPAYHLDHPRSGELIAIANSDAWFTYYYWLDDSKAPDFARTVDIHRKPGYDPVELFLDPQIPFSKAKVGLTLLKKQLGFRYLMDVIGLDASLIRGSHGSITSLAEGPLFITQQSHLLDNTTVLEATEIYGLILRHLKAAKY